A window of the Desulforapulum autotrophicum HRM2 genome harbors these coding sequences:
- a CDS encoding B12-binding domain-containing radical SAM protein, translating into MKTLILEHPRMVSKKRFNDIANTPLWSCLMGGYAAAMLESRGFASCFMDAAGNRWDFEQTEQEILDINPDLLCVNAVYFWEHTPHLFTLFTHLRSRGFTGHINLFGFFPTLVFQEILTTQTAVDSIAVGEFEHTLVELAATLEQGKDFGRIPGLAQRDNVLMPGAFQSRPPEKNPDIFPAPLRPSLEGTVSILASRGCYNHCSFCPVPSFYNQGPLWRGRTPQEIAQEMQTLVEKGAKEFYFVDPNFIGPGKKGKERILKLMGLIKPMKIHFGMETRPSDLDDEILDHLVASGFTSLLMGIESGSETILGKINKSTGPSQGAQAISLCRRHGIEPEVGFLMFVQDATLPDLRNNIDFLMANNLLDRLERTANLLCHCQIVLKGTAAYTQFEQEGRLVKNGLFGFEGEVTFIDDGVQWMSKLVVAACHTIIMGMGDPESPVYFAKPETEVFHRANRYLVDLFFRLLEQAEAGRIHDDIPELVTGIDQEIRAVLDVQPGIESSSVAEL; encoded by the coding sequence ATGAAAACCCTGATTCTCGAACACCCAAGAATGGTCTCGAAAAAGCGGTTCAACGACATCGCCAACACCCCCCTCTGGTCCTGTCTCATGGGAGGCTATGCCGCAGCGATGCTTGAGTCCCGGGGATTTGCCTCCTGCTTCATGGATGCTGCGGGTAACCGCTGGGATTTTGAACAAACAGAACAGGAGATCTTGGACATTAATCCCGATCTTTTGTGCGTCAACGCCGTCTATTTCTGGGAGCACACCCCACACCTGTTCACTCTTTTCACCCACCTCAGATCCAGGGGATTTACCGGCCACATCAACCTGTTCGGCTTCTTTCCCACCCTGGTTTTCCAGGAAATCCTTACCACACAAACAGCAGTGGATTCCATTGCCGTGGGAGAGTTTGAACATACCCTGGTTGAACTTGCCGCAACCCTTGAACAAGGCAAGGACTTCGGCCGGATTCCAGGCCTGGCTCAAAGAGATAACGTCCTGATGCCCGGTGCATTCCAATCCAGACCCCCTGAAAAGAATCCAGATATCTTTCCTGCCCCCCTGAGGCCCTCCCTTGAAGGTACTGTTTCCATCCTTGCCAGCCGGGGCTGCTATAACCATTGCAGCTTCTGTCCAGTGCCCTCATTCTACAACCAGGGCCCCCTGTGGCGGGGACGCACCCCCCAGGAGATCGCCCAAGAGATGCAAACTCTGGTGGAAAAGGGCGCAAAAGAGTTCTACTTTGTGGATCCCAATTTCATCGGTCCCGGTAAAAAGGGAAAAGAGCGCATACTCAAACTCATGGGACTGATCAAGCCCATGAAGATCCACTTTGGCATGGAGACCCGGCCATCGGACCTTGACGACGAAATCCTCGATCACCTTGTGGCATCGGGCTTCACCTCCCTTCTCATGGGCATTGAAAGCGGTTCAGAAACGATCCTGGGAAAAATCAACAAGAGCACCGGCCCCTCCCAGGGAGCCCAGGCCATATCGCTGTGTCGACGCCACGGCATTGAGCCCGAGGTGGGATTTCTCATGTTTGTCCAGGACGCCACCCTTCCGGACCTAAGGAACAACATCGATTTTTTGATGGCAAACAACCTCCTGGACCGCCTGGAAAGAACGGCCAACCTGCTGTGCCACTGCCAGATCGTACTCAAGGGAACCGCAGCTTATACCCAGTTTGAACAAGAAGGCCGCCTGGTCAAGAACGGGCTCTTTGGATTCGAAGGAGAGGTGACCTTTATCGATGATGGGGTTCAATGGATGTCAAAACTGGTTGTGGCAGCCTGCCACACCATCATCATGGGCATGGGGGATCCCGAATCTCCCGTCTATTTTGCAAAACCTGAAACAGAGGTATTCCACCGGGCCAACCGCTATCTGGTCGATCTTTTTTTCAGGCTCCTGGAACAGGCAGAGGCCGGTCGCATCCACGATGACATCCCAGAACTTGTGACAGGCATCGACCAGGAAATCCGGGCTGTTTTAGACGTCCAGCCCGGCATTGAATCCAGCAGCGTTGCAGAGCTATAA
- a CDS encoding B12-binding domain-containing radical SAM protein, which translates to MKILLVQLPTSHLGAGEKVYPLGLSRLSSTLPPHHDKEVLDMNIAMDPWPDLKKTIAKFQPDAIALSFRNLDPLAGHQASYLSSLKTGAALARALAPRARILAGGPAFSLFARRLMEEVPELDMGLKGEGEQIFPRLFEPDLDPGNIPGILWRNTAGIVENPMGPMIAMDTLPEIDVNAFSPLSYTQGNAYIAAMGIEGKRGCDLWCGYCLYPFLGGCTMRLRSPSRIVDEMASLNQQFGIKLFHFTDSVVNRPQHHFEALCQELVRRNLDLTWTGFFRENSLTRENLELAQRAGCVAVYFSGDSLTDQGLKLLNKQMTRQDLFDAARLTAENGILTMCHFLLNLPGEGDQERIQTRETLDRILEIHARAGNLGAVIFNHVRLYPGAPMTKRLIKSGSLSPDTDLLYPVYHNPEPHGHLLHELEARCHRAGVFSRLKLPMEVQ; encoded by the coding sequence ATGAAAATATTGCTGGTACAACTTCCCACCTCCCACCTGGGTGCCGGGGAAAAAGTATATCCACTGGGCCTGTCCAGGCTGTCTAGCACCCTGCCCCCCCACCACGACAAAGAGGTGCTGGACATGAACATCGCCATGGATCCCTGGCCCGACCTCAAAAAAACAATAGCAAAATTTCAACCCGACGCAATTGCCCTGTCGTTTCGGAACCTTGACCCCCTGGCCGGCCACCAGGCATCCTATCTTTCTTCCCTCAAGACAGGGGCGGCCCTTGCAAGGGCCCTGGCCCCCCGGGCAAGGATACTGGCCGGGGGACCGGCATTTTCCCTGTTTGCAAGACGACTCATGGAAGAGGTTCCCGAGCTTGATATGGGCCTCAAAGGAGAAGGAGAGCAGATCTTTCCACGCCTGTTTGAGCCTGATCTTGATCCGGGAAATATTCCTGGAATTCTGTGGCGAAACACGGCCGGCATCGTGGAAAACCCCATGGGTCCCATGATCGCCATGGACACATTGCCGGAAATAGATGTCAACGCATTTTCTCCGCTCTCCTACACCCAGGGCAACGCCTATATTGCAGCAATGGGCATTGAGGGCAAACGCGGATGCGACCTCTGGTGCGGCTACTGCCTCTATCCCTTTCTCGGGGGATGCACCATGCGGCTGCGCAGCCCCTCCAGAATTGTGGACGAAATGGCATCGTTGAACCAGCAATTCGGCATTAAACTTTTCCATTTCACAGACTCCGTGGTAAACCGTCCCCAACACCACTTTGAAGCCCTGTGCCAGGAACTTGTCAGGCGGAATCTTGACCTCACCTGGACCGGATTTTTCAGGGAAAACTCTCTTACCCGGGAAAACCTTGAACTTGCCCAGAGGGCCGGTTGTGTGGCCGTCTACTTCTCAGGAGACAGTCTCACAGACCAGGGCCTGAAACTGCTGAACAAACAGATGACCCGGCAGGATCTGTTTGATGCCGCAAGGCTCACGGCAGAAAACGGCATCCTCACCATGTGCCATTTTCTACTCAACCTGCCAGGCGAAGGAGACCAGGAAAGAATCCAGACCCGGGAAACCCTGGACCGGATCCTTGAAATCCATGCCAGGGCCGGTAATCTTGGGGCAGTTATCTTCAACCATGTAAGACTCTATCCCGGAGCACCCATGACAAAACGGCTGATCAAATCAGGTTCCCTGTCCCCGGACACGGATCTTCTCTATCCCGTGTACCACAACCCGGAACCCCATGGTCACCTTCTCCACGAACTCGAGGCCCGATGCCACAGAGCCGGGGTCTTTTCCAGACTGAAACTACCCATGGAGGTACAATGA
- a CDS encoding DUF2284 domain-containing protein has protein sequence MKKDFTNADPAHHDFQYLEDLSTAYWYSQVLFTALELEIFKFLDQGISTLDDLASAMDCREAELFRLLRAMERMALVGHDRDHWYNAQVASRFLVPDREGYMGAFFLYRKYMASNWEKLSDKVSCQGRHKGEDLDYKQRNQRYVEAMDTLVKQKAPEIADLAARQDAMGPILDVGGGSGSLARSILARIPGTRAVVFDLEEVIEAARKIYPEPQAWDRITPLSGDFRSHEFHQKFGLVVLSNFLHAYGPDEAKQLLQRAVSLLKPGGMVIIHDYFPDRSGRSPQKGALYDLSMMLNTFNGACHSAATIRAWLEQMDITPVETIDLTTDTAVMVAGGSGNLKSFQKNICDTALALGFDRAVPLSPDQVVTAPWVRMKCRFGCAEFGNNLQCPPQTVDHDRTRAMLDAYTQAILVQGAPPGRDFHKRLLKLEKTAFLAGFHKAFVFGAGPCPVCPSCPDTGICRHPDQARPAMEASGIDVYTTAQNAGFSLTPVQEKNNYVKYIGLLVLE, from the coding sequence ATGAAAAAGGATTTTACAAACGCTGATCCGGCCCACCACGATTTTCAGTACCTGGAAGATCTGTCCACGGCCTACTGGTATTCCCAGGTGCTGTTTACCGCCCTGGAGCTTGAAATTTTCAAGTTCCTGGACCAGGGCATCTCCACCCTTGACGACCTTGCCTCTGCCATGGATTGCCGTGAAGCAGAGTTGTTCCGACTGCTCAGGGCCATGGAAAGAATGGCCCTTGTTGGCCATGACAGGGACCACTGGTACAACGCCCAGGTCGCCTCCCGCTTTCTCGTACCAGACAGGGAAGGCTACATGGGGGCTTTTTTCCTCTACCGGAAGTACATGGCCTCCAACTGGGAAAAACTCTCGGACAAGGTCTCCTGCCAGGGGCGACACAAGGGCGAGGACCTCGACTACAAACAACGCAACCAACGGTATGTAGAAGCCATGGACACCCTGGTAAAACAAAAAGCGCCGGAAATTGCCGATCTTGCGGCAAGACAGGATGCCATGGGCCCGATCCTGGATGTGGGCGGCGGATCTGGCAGCCTTGCCCGGTCGATTCTGGCACGAATCCCGGGAACCAGGGCCGTGGTTTTCGACCTTGAAGAGGTGATTGAAGCGGCCCGAAAGATTTATCCTGAACCCCAGGCCTGGGACAGGATCACCCCCCTGTCCGGGGACTTCAGAAGCCATGAATTCCACCAGAAATTCGGTCTGGTCGTGTTGAGTAATTTTCTCCATGCCTATGGCCCGGATGAGGCAAAACAGCTTCTCCAGCGGGCCGTCTCACTGCTCAAACCTGGCGGTATGGTAATCATCCACGACTATTTTCCAGACCGGTCGGGCAGATCACCCCAGAAAGGCGCCCTCTATGATCTCTCCATGATGCTCAACACCTTTAACGGCGCCTGCCATTCCGCCGCCACCATCAGGGCCTGGCTTGAACAAATGGACATCACCCCTGTGGAGACCATTGATCTTACCACGGACACCGCCGTCATGGTGGCAGGGGGCAGCGGCAACCTGAAAAGTTTTCAAAAAAACATCTGCGATACGGCCCTCGCCCTTGGTTTTGACAGGGCCGTGCCCCTTTCACCCGACCAGGTAGTCACAGCCCCCTGGGTAAGGATGAAATGCCGGTTTGGCTGTGCCGAATTCGGCAACAACCTCCAGTGCCCGCCCCAGACCGTGGACCACGACAGAACCCGGGCCATGCTCGACGCCTACACACAGGCCATCCTGGTCCAGGGGGCGCCCCCGGGCAGGGATTTTCACAAGCGGCTGCTCAAACTTGAAAAGACCGCCTTTCTGGCAGGATTTCACAAGGCCTTTGTATTCGGGGCCGGCCCCTGCCCTGTCTGCCCTTCCTGCCCGGACACCGGCATCTGCCGACACCCGGACCAGGCACGGCCGGCCATGGAAGCCTCGGGCATTGATGTCTACACCACTGCCCAAAACGCAGGATTCAGTCTCACCCCTGTGCAGGAGAAAAACAACTATGTCAAATATATTGGACTGCTGGTCCTGGAGTAA
- a CDS encoding sodium:solute symporter family protein, whose translation MNPYQLFLCLLFAYTALLISVGWYFNKRQQTQTDFFLAGKNAGMLSIGCSAAASWLTAGGILAVIGFFMLLGMGSVWGFVAPNIIALFAIGLFVRKIKGLPAITQPELLELRYGSYLRLPVAIIITVVMILFAVADIKGFAMVLSTFYGVSPLMSALIVALAVSIYVTMGGLSAVIATDIIQFLCLTLFVLIMAGVVMTSAGTLTAEPVAALLTSVPDNWWNPGSIGLPMILIFSIAIIPGWITEQDQWQKVWAATDERSARNGMFLGSVLVTVVFAGCAFLALGLNTIYPEIAGAGFPMGMARAEPALLTFIMDHNFSGFILALSAVGLATAAMSCTDTFATSGASCISRDIFQRYLHPGATMKQMLVVNRISVVIIIVFATLGSFFIGSIIDAIHIATFIASASYFFALMGGLYWRRATGQGAVASMVTGFIIQSGLVILDLAKTPPMAPPFLETIHPILMGHGVILSMAVSGLVFVGVSLSTAPTSRVRLALFFKNEAEKLTTAMATPATAMAAPEILDLIQERPRGNRTTLHLSCDILGTLEWKNFVDNLQGSREHWVSASGRESIRRITHPDILSCVSVSRGATNATLWLEAEAETNSLERVKQDMAHAYTEILTVVKG comes from the coding sequence ATGAACCCATATCAACTGTTTCTGTGCCTGCTTTTTGCCTATACCGCCCTGCTCATAAGCGTGGGGTGGTACTTCAACAAACGACAGCAAACCCAGACCGATTTCTTTCTTGCCGGAAAAAATGCCGGGATGCTATCCATCGGTTGTTCGGCTGCGGCATCCTGGCTCACCGCCGGCGGCATCCTGGCCGTTATCGGTTTTTTCATGCTCCTGGGCATGGGATCTGTCTGGGGATTTGTGGCACCCAACATCATCGCCCTGTTCGCCATCGGCCTGTTTGTCAGGAAAATAAAAGGCCTGCCCGCCATCACCCAGCCCGAACTTCTGGAGCTTCGCTATGGCAGCTATCTGCGACTGCCCGTTGCCATCATCATCACCGTTGTGATGATCCTGTTTGCCGTGGCAGATATCAAGGGCTTTGCCATGGTGCTTTCCACCTTCTACGGCGTCTCTCCTTTGATGTCGGCCCTGATCGTCGCCCTTGCCGTCTCCATCTACGTCACCATGGGTGGGCTCTCTGCTGTGATTGCAACAGACATCATCCAGTTCCTTTGCCTGACCCTCTTTGTCCTCATCATGGCTGGGGTGGTAATGACCAGCGCAGGAACCCTCACTGCCGAACCGGTTGCAGCACTGTTGACATCCGTGCCCGACAACTGGTGGAACCCCGGTTCCATCGGCTTACCCATGATCCTGATCTTTTCCATCGCCATCATTCCCGGTTGGATCACGGAACAGGACCAGTGGCAGAAGGTATGGGCAGCCACGGATGAACGCAGTGCCAGGAACGGCATGTTCCTGGGATCGGTTCTTGTTACCGTTGTGTTTGCCGGCTGCGCCTTCCTGGCCCTGGGCCTCAACACCATCTATCCCGAGATTGCCGGTGCAGGATTTCCCATGGGAATGGCCAGGGCCGAACCCGCCCTTCTCACCTTTATCATGGACCACAATTTTTCTGGATTCATCCTGGCCCTGAGCGCCGTGGGCCTTGCCACGGCCGCCATGTCATGCACAGACACCTTTGCCACCTCAGGGGCCTCGTGCATCTCCAGGGACATCTTCCAGCGCTACCTTCACCCCGGGGCCACCATGAAGCAGATGCTTGTGGTCAACCGGATCAGCGTGGTGATCATCATCGTCTTTGCCACACTGGGATCGTTCTTCATCGGCTCCATCATCGACGCCATCCACATCGCCACCTTTATTGCAAGCGCCTCCTATTTTTTTGCCCTCATGGGCGGACTATACTGGCGCCGGGCCACCGGCCAGGGTGCCGTGGCCTCCATGGTAACCGGTTTCATCATTCAGTCCGGCCTGGTGATCCTGGACCTTGCAAAAACACCGCCCATGGCGCCTCCGTTCCTGGAAACAATTCACCCGATACTCATGGGACACGGGGTGATCCTGTCCATGGCGGTAAGCGGCCTTGTGTTTGTGGGTGTCAGCCTTTCAACGGCCCCCACCTCCCGGGTGAGGCTGGCCCTGTTCTTCAAAAACGAAGCAGAAAAATTGACCACGGCCATGGCAACACCGGCCACGGCCATGGCAGCACCGGAGATCCTTGACTTGATCCAGGAACGCCCCCGGGGCAACCGAACCACCCTCCACCTGAGCTGCGACATCCTTGGCACCCTTGAGTGGAAAAACTTTGTCGATAACCTTCAGGGTTCAAGGGAACACTGGGTGTCGGCGTCGGGCCGGGAATCCATCCGACGCATCACCCACCCGGACATCCTCTCGTGTGTTTCAGTCTCCCGGGGAGCAACCAACGCCACCCTGTGGCTGGAGGCGGAAGCCGAGACCAACAGCCTGGAAAGGGTGAAACAGGACATGGCCCATGCCTACACCGAAATTCTCACAGTGGTCAAAGGGTAG
- a CDS encoding putative bifunctional diguanylate cyclase/phosphodiesterase, with translation MKPHENNLSHRILVIDDNTAIHQDFCKILMKSPDSDNEIQDMETALFGAETQTMASGTFEIDCVFQGREGLAQVQKAKSEGRPYSLAFVDGRMPPGWDGIETISHLWQESPDLQVVLCTAYADYSWQEIRRVLGETDSLLILKKPFDNVEVLQLAHALTRKWELNNEIQGRLNQLAFYDSLTGLPNRTLFIENLTTTLDKAHRYKHKAALLYIDLDNFKRINDTLGHSIGDDLLKATSKRLLKCLRTSDTVSRSPAGEMVARLGGDEFTVILPEVTRAEHAGVVALRIAKQLAEPLHLGNHQVIVTPSIGISLFPQDGEDIETLLKNADIAMYFSKRMGPNMFSFYEQSMNADALKRMTIENHLRQALGRGEFALHYQPQFDLVTGEVCGAEALLRWHNWELGNVPPIEFISIAEENGMIVAIGEWVMRTACRQTRTWLDQGLPLQRIAVNVSVNQFTHTDFLNMVKSILEETTLDPQYLEIEITESLLVKNVPETTNILHALKKMNIRIAIDDFGTGYSSMSRLKEIPIDCLKIDKTFVDGIAIGKRDQSIITAIIAMAEGMNLRLIAEGVETTGQVDFLRVKQCQEVQGYLFSKPLSTQQVEVFFQKAFSLEKNLENTGDDVPPFPA, from the coding sequence ATGAAACCCCATGAAAACAATCTTTCCCATCGGATCCTGGTAATAGATGACAATACTGCGATCCACCAGGATTTCTGCAAAATATTGATGAAATCTCCTGATTCGGACAACGAGATTCAAGACATGGAAACTGCGCTCTTTGGTGCCGAAACCCAAACCATGGCATCTGGGACGTTTGAAATCGATTGCGTTTTCCAGGGCAGGGAAGGACTGGCCCAGGTCCAGAAGGCAAAATCCGAGGGCCGCCCCTATTCCCTGGCATTTGTGGACGGCCGCATGCCTCCGGGCTGGGACGGCATAGAAACCATCAGTCATCTCTGGCAGGAAAGCCCGGACTTACAGGTGGTTCTGTGCACGGCCTATGCCGACTATTCATGGCAGGAGATCCGCCGGGTTCTGGGAGAGACAGACAGTCTGCTGATTCTTAAAAAACCCTTTGACAATGTGGAGGTGCTTCAACTTGCCCATGCACTGACCCGAAAATGGGAACTGAACAATGAAATCCAGGGCCGGCTCAATCAGCTGGCTTTTTACGACAGCCTGACCGGTCTGCCCAACCGAACGCTGTTCATCGAAAACCTTACGACAACCCTTGACAAAGCCCATCGTTACAAGCACAAAGCCGCATTGCTCTATATTGACCTTGACAATTTTAAACGGATTAATGACACGCTGGGTCACAGCATTGGCGATGATTTGCTTAAAGCCACGTCAAAGAGACTCCTTAAATGTCTCCGGACCTCAGATACCGTCAGCAGATCGCCGGCAGGTGAAATGGTGGCCCGGCTGGGTGGGGATGAGTTCACAGTGATCCTGCCCGAGGTGACCCGGGCAGAACATGCAGGAGTGGTGGCCCTGCGCATTGCCAAACAACTTGCCGAACCCTTGCACCTGGGTAACCACCAAGTCATCGTCACGCCCAGCATCGGTATTTCACTTTTCCCCCAGGACGGTGAGGACATTGAAACCCTGCTCAAAAATGCCGATATTGCCATGTATTTTTCCAAACGCATGGGTCCTAATATGTTCAGTTTTTATGAGCAGTCCATGAATGCCGATGCATTGAAACGAATGACCATTGAGAATCATCTCAGGCAGGCCCTGGGGCGGGGTGAGTTTGCCCTGCACTACCAGCCACAGTTCGATCTGGTCACAGGAGAGGTATGTGGTGCTGAAGCTCTGCTGCGCTGGCATAACTGGGAGTTGGGAAATGTTCCGCCAATTGAGTTCATCTCCATAGCCGAAGAAAACGGGATGATAGTGGCCATTGGTGAATGGGTCATGCGAACGGCCTGCAGGCAGACCAGGACCTGGCTGGATCAGGGATTACCCCTGCAGCGGATTGCCGTTAATGTTTCCGTGAATCAGTTTACCCATACTGATTTCCTGAATATGGTCAAAAGCATACTTGAAGAAACAACCCTGGATCCCCAATATCTGGAAATCGAAATAACCGAAAGCCTTCTGGTAAAAAACGTGCCGGAAACCACCAACATCCTGCATGCACTGAAAAAAATGAACATCCGGATTGCCATTGATGACTTTGGCACCGGTTATTCAAGCATGAGTCGCCTGAAAGAAATCCCCATTGACTGCTTGAAAATTGATAAAACCTTTGTCGACGGCATTGCCATCGGCAAAAGAGATCAGTCCATCATCACCGCCATTATTGCCATGGCTGAAGGCATGAACCTGAGATTAATTGCCGAAGGCGTTGAAACCACAGGCCAGGTTGATTTCCTGCGTGTAAAACAGTGTCAGGAGGTTCAAGGCTACCTGTTCAGTAAACCACTGTCAACTCAGCAGGTTGAAGTTTTTTTTCAAAAAGCCTTTTCTCTTGAAAAAAATCTGGAGAATACCGGTGATGATGTTCCGCCTTTTCCTGCTTGA
- a CDS encoding response regulator, whose protein sequence is MNSHKNSPCERILIIDDNTAIHRDFCKILIKAHTSNNALNDMEAALFGSEPQTLNSGTFAIDCASQGREGLSLVRKAQSEGHPYALAFVDGRMPPGWDGIETIRRLWQESPDLQVVLCTAYADYSWQEIRQVLGETDSLLILKKPFDNVEVLQLTHALIRKWELNRQIQCQIDYLGDTVRKETQEKEQIGAMLEASLAHSPAGIIIADAKDAKIRWSNPAALHILSSAHPFFPEGQSVNTDDHWQVFRTDGVLYAPGEFPLVRATVNGETIQNEEFIIRNARGHEKWISSNAAPVRDPKGIISAGILVVQDITERIQAQKERELLQSQLLQAHKMESLGVLAGGVAHDFNNLLHLIGGNIELLLMKKPANHRDVTLLKTVVKAIDRAAQLVRQLLQFSRNAEVKKQRVDVNHEVTETVKMLERIISKTVSIKLNMDPSVWPIHADPTQVEQIVLNLGGNAVDAMPHGGRLEISIRNVLVADGTDRNHLEIIPGPYVLMTLSDTGSGMDNETLKNAFDPFFTTKEIGKGTGLGLASVYGIVKGHNGFIHCSSKPGHGTTFKIYWPAMPERDTDKTVFSQATPQGGSNTILIVDDDSGIREMTAKMLRSFGYTTLTAANGEEALAIYSDKGNSIDLILLDVNMPGMDGYQCMQELLSQNPKVRILIASGYSALVQTKEVMQAGATGFIGKPYKLLELKTAVRSALDGQTVNSPRHQKE, encoded by the coding sequence ATGAATTCCCATAAAAACAGTCCTTGTGAGCGTATACTGATAATCGATGACAATACTGCCATTCACCGGGATTTTTGCAAAATACTGATAAAAGCCCATACATCGAACAACGCCCTGAACGACATGGAAGCAGCACTCTTTGGGTCAGAACCCCAAACCTTGAATTCTGGCACATTTGCAATCGATTGTGCCTCCCAGGGCAGAGAGGGATTGTCCCTGGTACGAAAGGCCCAATCCGAGGGCCACCCCTATGCCCTGGCATTTGTGGACGGACGAATGCCTCCGGGCTGGGACGGCATAGAAACCATCCGTCGTCTCTGGCAGGAAAGCCCGGACTTACAGGTGGTGCTGTGCACAGCCTATGCCGACTACTCATGGCAGGAAATCCGCCAGGTACTGGGAGAGACTGACAGCCTGCTGATCCTCAAAAAGCCCTTTGATAATGTGGAGGTGCTTCAACTGACCCACGCTTTGATCCGAAAATGGGAACTGAACCGTCAAATCCAGTGTCAAATCGATTATCTGGGAGACACAGTCCGGAAAGAAACACAGGAAAAAGAACAGATTGGAGCCATGCTTGAGGCCTCCCTTGCCCATTCGCCGGCCGGCATCATCATTGCGGACGCAAAAGATGCCAAAATCCGCTGGAGCAACCCTGCAGCGCTGCATATCTTGAGCAGTGCCCACCCGTTTTTTCCTGAAGGTCAAAGCGTAAACACAGATGATCACTGGCAGGTATTCCGGACTGACGGGGTGCTGTACGCCCCGGGGGAATTTCCCCTGGTACGTGCAACGGTAAACGGAGAAACCATCCAGAATGAGGAGTTCATCATCCGCAATGCCAGGGGCCATGAAAAATGGATTTCATCCAATGCAGCGCCTGTCCGTGACCCAAAGGGCATTATCTCGGCCGGGATTCTTGTTGTTCAAGACATTACCGAACGTATTCAGGCTCAAAAGGAACGGGAACTATTGCAATCTCAATTGCTCCAGGCCCATAAGATGGAGTCCCTGGGAGTTCTTGCAGGTGGTGTTGCCCATGATTTTAACAACTTACTCCATCTAATCGGTGGAAATATTGAATTATTACTGATGAAGAAGCCGGCGAATCATAGGGATGTAACGCTTTTAAAAACCGTTGTCAAAGCCATTGATCGTGCTGCCCAACTGGTTCGTCAACTCCTGCAGTTCAGCCGCAACGCTGAGGTTAAAAAACAACGGGTGGATGTCAATCATGAAGTGACAGAAACGGTCAAAATGCTCGAACGGATCATTTCCAAAACAGTCTCCATCAAGTTGAACATGGACCCCTCGGTGTGGCCAATACACGCTGATCCGACCCAGGTGGAACAGATTGTACTCAACCTGGGGGGAAATGCCGTGGATGCCATGCCCCATGGCGGCAGACTGGAAATTTCGATCAGGAATGTGTTGGTGGCAGATGGGACTGACAGGAACCACCTGGAAATCATACCCGGGCCATACGTTTTAATGACACTGTCTGACACTGGCAGCGGCATGGACAATGAAACATTAAAGAACGCCTTTGATCCTTTTTTCACCACCAAGGAGATCGGCAAGGGAACTGGCCTGGGGCTGGCCTCTGTCTACGGCATCGTCAAAGGGCACAACGGATTTATTCATTGCTCAAGCAAACCCGGCCATGGGACAACGTTTAAGATCTATTGGCCGGCCATGCCGGAGAGGGATACGGACAAAACAGTATTTTCGCAGGCCACCCCCCAGGGGGGTTCAAATACCATACTTATTGTAGACGACGACTCCGGAATCAGAGAAATGACCGCGAAAATGCTGCGGTCTTTTGGCTACACCACACTCACAGCGGCTAATGGTGAGGAGGCTCTGGCCATTTACTCCGACAAGGGAAATTCCATAGACCTGATTCTTTTAGACGTGAACATGCCAGGCATGGACGGTTATCAATGCATGCAGGAACTGTTGAGTCAAAACCCCAAAGTCCGCATTCTGATTGCCAGCGGTTACTCAGCCCTGGTCCAAACCAAGGAAGTGATGCAGGCCGGTGCAACCGGGTTTATTGGAAAACCATATAAGCTTTTGGAATTAAAAACTGCAGTGCGGTCAGCCCTGGATGGGCAGACAGTTAACAGCCCCAGACATCAAAAAGAATAG